The sequence below is a genomic window from Paracoccus sp. MA.
AATGCCTGGCTCCGGCGATCATCCGCGGCGTCGGATCCACATTGGCCCGGCCCGAGATCGCCAGCGTATAGCCGCCGTCGCCCCGGCGCGTGGCCGATACGGCAGCGGTGTGCAGGGCATCGGGCAGCCCCTCGGCCCCCGGCATCACCGACAGGATCGAACTGCGCACCGAGGCTTGCGGGAAGCCGATCCCCAGCTGGTGCAGGAAACTGCCGGCCCAGGCCCCGCCGGCCATCACCACCGTGCCGGTGCGGATCGTGCCGCGCTCGGTCACGACGCCCGCGACGCGGCCGGCCTCAAGCTCCAGCCCGCGGGCGGCGCAGGACTGGATCACATGGCCGCCATGCTTGACGATGCCCTGCGCGATCAGCGGCGCGGCGCTGGCGGGGTCGGCAATGCCGTCCGTGGGCGACCAGACGCCGCCCAGCCAGGATTTGCCGGTGGCGCGGCCGCGCTCGGCAGCCTCGGGGCCCGACAGCATCCGCGTGTCGATGCCTTCGCCTTGCGCGAAGCGGCCCCAGGCGGCCCAGCCTTCCAGCTCGGCGGGGTCATCGGTCAGATACAAGAGCCCGCAGCGGCGAAAGCCGATGCCGGGGCCCAGGTCGGCCGCCATCTGCTCCCACAGGTCCAGGCTGCGCGTGGACAAGGGCAATTCGCGGGCATCGCGGTTCTGCTGCCGGCACCAGCCCCAGTTGCGGCTGGACTGTTCCGCCCCGATGCGGCCCTTTTCCAGCAGCACCACGCTTTGCCCGGCGCGGGCCAGCCAATAGGCGGCCGAGACCCCGACAATGCCGCCGCCGATCACGACGCAATCGGCGCGGGCGGGCGGGTCTCCGGCGGTCTCGATGGACAAAAGCGGTGCGGGCATGGGGTTCTCCGGTCGTGTCACCGCAGGCTAGCGGCGGGTGGCCAGCCGCATCTGCCGCATCTCGCGGCGGCAGCGGCATTTCCTGTCGAATCGCAGCCGGTTGGCAGCGAGGCCGAATTGCAGCAGAAGGGACCCGGAACGGGAAGGAAGATCGAATGGCACCGCCGCTGAAACTGGACCGCATCGATGTGAAGATCCTGGCCGAGCTGCAGAAGAACGGCCGCATCACCAATGTCGAGCTGGCCGATCTGGTCGCGCTGTCCCCCTCGCCCTGCCTGATGCGGGTCAAGAAGCTGCAGCAGGCCGGATACATCACCGGCTACAGCGCCCAGATCAACGTGGCGAAGCTGGGCGAGACGCTGACCGTCTTTACCGAATTCACCCTGAAGAACCACCGCCCGCCGGACTTCGCGCGCTTCCAGGAGGCGCTGGAAAAGATCGACAGCTGCATCGAATGCCACCTGGTGTCGGGCGGATACGACTATCTGGCGAAATTCGTGACCTCGGGGATCGTGGACTACCAGAACATCATCGAATCGCTGATCGACCGCGACGTCGGCGTGGACAAGTATTTCAGCTTCGTGGTCATCAAGACGCCCTTCGTCAAGACGCAGATCCCGCTGACCCGGCTATTCGCGGAACGGTCCTGACGCCCGGGCGGACGAGGCAAGCGGCGCCCGCCGGGCCTGTGCGGTCCGGCGGCATCCGTGGACAGGACAGCTGGCCGCGAAGGCTTGGGCCCTTGCCCGTCGCAGCTACCGTCCCGCGAACTGCGCCATCAGGGCGGGGTCCTGTTCCAGCCCCTTCAGCCAGCCGGTATCCAGCTGGGGGATCGAGCCGATCAGCAGCCGCGAATAGGGATGCGCGGCCTCGGTCGACATGCGTGCGGCGGGCAGCGCCTCGACCACCCGGCCCTTCAGCATCACCAGGACCTCGTCGCAGATCGCCTCGACCGTGGACAGGTCGTGGCTGATGAACATGTAGGACAGGTTCAGCTCTCGCTGCAGTTCCTTCAGCAGGTCCAGGATGGCCGCCGCAACGACGGTGTCCAGCGCCGAGGTGATCTCGTCGCACAGGATCAGCTCAGGCTCGGCGGCCAGGGCGCGGGCCAGATTCACCCGCTGCTTCTGCCCGCCCGACAATTCCGAGGGCAGGCGGTGGCGCAGGTGGCCGGGCAGGCGCACCATGTCCAGAAGCTCGATCACCCGGGCATTGCGCGCGGCCCCGGTCATGCCGTGATAGAAGGTCAGGGGCCGGGCCAGGATCGTCTCGATCGACTGCGCGGGGTTCAGCGCGGTATCGGCCAGCTGGAAGACGATCTGGACGCGGCGCAATTCGTCCTTGCTGCGCTGTCGCAGCGCGGGCGCCAGTTCCTTGCCGTCCAGCAGCAGGTTGCCGCGATAGGCGGGCAGAATGCCGGCAATGGCGCGGGCGAGCGTCGACTTTCCCGACCCGGATTCGCCGATCACGCCCAGGTTGCGGCCGCGTTCCAGCCGGAAGCTGACATCCTGCAGGATCTTCGCCGCCGGCACGCCGTCGCGGATCACGCCATAGCCCGCGCAGAGGTCCTGCACCGCAAGGATCGGCTCGGCCGCGTCGGGCCGGGCCACCGGGACATGCGGCACCGGCTCGAAGGCATCCAGCAGCTGGCGGGTATAGGGGTGCTTCGGCGCGTGCAGGATCTGCTCGGTCGCGCCCTCCTCCTGCACCGCGCCGTTCTTCAGCACGATGATGCGGTCGGCGATCTGCGCCACCACGGCCAGGTCGTGGCTGACATAGACCCCCGCCATGGCGCCCTTGTCCATGACCGACTTGAAGGCGCGCAGCACCTCGATCTGGGTGGTCACGTCCAGCGCGGTCGTCGGTTCGTCGAAGATCACCAGCGCCGGATCGCCGATCAGCGCCATGGCCGCCGACAGGCGCTGCAACTGCCCGCCCGAGACCTGGTGCGGATAGCGGCTGCCGATGGTGTCGGGATCGGGCAGCGCCAGGGCGCGGAACAGCTGCCGCGCCTTGGCCTCGGCCTGCTCGCGCGGCATCAGCTGGTGGATGGCGGTGATCTCGACCACCTGGTCCATGATGCGCTTGGCCGGGTTGAAGGCCGCCGCCGCCGATTGCGGGACATAGGACACCTCGGTCCCGCGCATGGCGGCGCGCTGGCGCTCGGGCATCGCCGTCACGTCGCGGCGGCCCACGCGGATGCTGCCGCCCTGGATGGCGCAGCCGGGCCGCGCATGGCCCATCAGCGACAGGGCGATGGTGGTCTTGCCCGACCCGCTTTCGCCGATCAGGGCCACGATCTCGCCCGGGGCGATGTCGAAGCTGACGCCCTTGATGATCTCGACCTCGCGGCCCGAGTCGGTCCTGGCGCCGATCTTCAGGTCGCGCACGGAAACAAGCGGCTGATCCATCATTCGCTCCTGTCGCGGATGCGGGTGGGCAGGTTGTCGATGAACATGTTGACCGAGATGGTCAGCGAGGCGATGGCGATCGAGGGAAAGATCACCGCCGGCGCCCCGAGGCTGAGGCCCTCGATGTTCTCGCGCACCAAGGCGCCCCAGTCGGCATTGGGCGGCTGCACGCCAAGGCCCAGGAAGGACAGGCCCGACAGCACCAGCACGATGAAGACGAAGCGCAGGCCCAGATCGGCCAGGACGGGGCCCAGGATGTTGGGAAAGATCTCGCGCAGGATGATATGGCCGAAGCCCTCGCCCCGGGCGCGGGCCACGGTGACGAAATCCATGGTGTTGACGTTGACCGCCAGCGCGCGCGCAAAGCGATAGGAGCCCGGCAGATACATGGCCGCCAGCGTCACGATCAGGATCGGGATCGAGGATCCGACGGCCGCCACCACGACCAGGCCGAACAGCAGGTGCGGAATGCCGTTGAAGGCGTCCAGAAAGCGCGACAGCAGCGTGTCGAACCAGCCGCCGACCACGGCCGCGATCATGCCCAGAAGCACGCCGCCCGCGCAGGCCAGCATCACCGCGGCCAGCGCGATGCCGACGGTATAGCGCGTCCCCATGATGATGCGGGACAGGATGTCGCGGCCCAGATAGTCGCTGCCCATCCAGAACTGGCTGCTCATCGGGCCGAAATAGTCGAAATCGACCATGTCGCCGGGGGGATAGGGCGCGATCCAGGGGCCGATGATGGCGATCACCGCCCAGAACAGGATCACGGCCAGGCCGATGCGGCCCACCCAGTTGAAGGAATATCCCAGCCGGGCCGGGGTCGGAAGGCGCAAAGCAAGGGACATCAACGGCGCAACCTCGGGTTGGAGAGAATGGCGATCATATCGGCCAGCGTGATCAGCAGCAGATAGCTGATGCAGAAGATCATCGCGCAGCTCTGGATCAGGGGCAGGTCCCGGGTGGACACCGCGTCGACCATCAGCTTGGCCACGCCCGGATAGTTGAAGACGGTCTCGACGATGATCACGCCGCCGACCAGATAGGACAAGGACAGCGCCACCGCGTTGGCAATGGGGCCAAGCGCGTTCGGCAGGGCGTGGCGCAGGACCATCCGCGTCCGCGACGCACCCTTCAGCAGCGCCATCTCCACATAGGGGGTGTTGATCGTCTCGATCACCGCGGCCCGCGTCATGCGGATCATCTGGGCCGAGACGACGAAGGACAGCGAGATGACGGGCATCGCATAGGCGCGCAGCATGTCACCGATGCTGTTCACATTGACCCCGAAGGACAGCGCCGGCAGCCAGTCCAGCCAGACGGCGAAGACCAGCACCGCCAGCGTCGCCACCATGAATTCGGGCACCGAGATGACGGAAATGGTCAGCACCGAGACCAGGCGGTCCAGCCAGGATCCGCGCCACATGGCGGCGGCGATGCCCAGGGTCAGCGCCACGGGCACGCAGACCAGCGTGACGATGCCCGCCAGGCGCAGCGTGTTCATCAGCCGCCCCGACAGCAGGTCGGCCACGGCCATCTTGTTGACATAGGACATCCCCAGATCACCCGTAGCAAGCCCGCCCAGCCAGGACAGGAAGCGCCAGATCGCCGGCTCGTCCAGGCCCATGGCGGTGCGCAGCCCGGCCACGGCCTCGGGGGTTGCGGCCTGACCCAGCAGCACCTCGGCCACGTCGCCGGGCAGCAGTTCGGTCGCGAAGAAGACCGCGAAGGACACGATCAGCAGCGTGATGAGCGCGATGCCCAGGCGCTGGCCGAGCAGGATCCAGGTGGTTGCGGAACGCAGCATGTCACACCTCCATCAATGGGGATGCCCCTGCGCGCATTGCACAGGGGCGCGGGGCGTGGGGATGTCAGCCCTCCAGCCAGACATATTCGGCGAAGGCATAGCCCATCTGGCCGCCCAGGGGATTGGGGCGCATGCCCTTCATCTTCGACGAATGCGCATCGACGTTGGAAATATAGGCGGGAATGATGGTGCCTGCCTCGGCCGCGATCATTTCCTGCATCTCCCAATAGATCGCCTTGCGCTTTTCCTCGTCCAGCAAGCCGCGCGCCTCGACCAGCATGGCGTCGAACTTCTCGGACTTGTAATGGCTTTCGTTCCAGGGCGCGTCGGAGGCGTAGAGCAGCGAGAACAGGATGTCCGGCGTCGGGCGCGGGTTGATGTTGCCGAAATGGATCGGTGCCTTCAGCCAGTAGTTCGACCAGTATCCGTCGGACGGCACGCGCTCGATCTTGAAGGGCATGCCGGCCTGGGCGCCGGCCTGCTGGACGACCATGGCATAGTCGATGGCCGAGTTCGCCGCGTCCGAGGTGACGATGGGGATCGCCTGGCCCAGCACGCCGGCCTTTTCGAACAGCGCTTTGGCGCGCTCGGGGTCGAATTCGCGCGGCTTCAGGTTCGGGTTGTGATAGCGGTCCATGGCCGAGACGGGCTGGTCGTTAGCGACCTCGCCCAATCCGCGCAGCACGCCGTTCACGATGGCCTCGCGGTTCATCAGGTATTTCATGCCCTCGATGAAATCGGCCTTGTCGCCCGGCGCCATGTCCAGCCGGATGTTGAGGTTGGTATAGTTGCCCGCCGTCGAGATCGAGCTGACGACATGGCCCTGCCCCTCGACCATGCGCATCGACCGCGGGTTGATCGCGGCGGCCAGGTGGATATCGCCCGACAACACGGCATTGACGCGCGCATTGTTGTCCGAGATGGCGAAATATTCGAAGCTGTCCAGATAGGGGCCGGTGCCCTTGAAGTAGTTCGGATTGCGCGTGCCGATCGACCGCACGCCGGGTTCGAAGGTTTCGCAGAGGAAGGCGCCGGTGCCGTTGGCCTTGCTGAAATCGCTGGTCCCTTCGGCCAGGATCATGAAATGGTGCAGCGACAGGATCGTGGGCAGGTCGGCATTAGCCGCCGCCAGCACGATGCTGACGGTGCGGTCGTCCACGGCGGTGATCTCGGCCATCTGTTCGGCGATGGCGGCGGCCTTGGACCCCACGGCCGGATCCTGATGGCGCTTGAGCGACCAGACCACGTCCGACGCCGTCAAGGTCTTGCCGTCGTGAAAGGTCACGTCGGGCTTCAGCCTGATCTGCCAGGTCTTGCCGTCCGTCGTCTCGATGGACTCGGCCAGTTCCATCTTCACCTCGCTGCCCTCCTCGAGGAAGGTCAGCCGGTTATAGAAGGCGCAGCAGCGGGTGTAGTCGGTGGACAGGGACGCCTTGGCCGGGTCCAGCGTGTCGGCGGTCGAGGCCGACCAGCCCGCGGCCTTCAGATGCCCGCCCGTGACCGGGGTTTGCGCGACGGCCTGACCGGCGCGCAGCAGCAGCGACCCGCCCGCCGACAGCGCCACGCCCGACGCCATCAGCATCTTGAGCAGGTCCCGGCGCGAAGCGCCACGGCGGATTGCGGCCTCGACCATCGCGTCGTCGCGGCCCGTCCAGTTGTTCGGCTTGAGGTCTTTCATGTCGTCATCCCTGTTGCTTGCCCGGCGGCTCTCGTGTCCGCTCGGGCGGGTGAAGTCAGTTGTCGAAGGCCTTGTCGGCGGCCTCGGCCAGGTCGATCAGTGCGTGAAAGTGGTAGTCGGGTTCGGTGAATTCCGCGGGTTCGATGGTCCCGCCATAGCCTTTCTGGGCATGCCGGCGCTGGATCCAGGCATTCGTCATGCCCAAGGCGCGCGAAATGCCGATGTCGTGGTGCTGGCTTTGCGCGGTATGCAGGATGTCGTCCTTGGTCCCGCCATTCTTGCCGACGAAGTCGAACACCTGCTGGAAGAAGGCCGGATCGGGCTTTTCGGTGCCGGTATCGTCGGTGGTGAAGCTGGCCCAGAAGGGATTGCCCAGCTTTTCCTCGTATTTCTCGAAGGCCCAGCGGCGGGCATTGGTCATGGCGATCAGCTTGTAGCGCCCCTTCAGCCGGGCCATCGCCTGGACGCTGTCGGGAAAGGGCTGCGCCTCGCCCACGGCGTCGATCATGAACCGGCGGTTTTCCGGCGTGTCGGGCAGGCCGGTCGCTGCCGCGATCCGACCGTAGCAGCGGCCCAGGTCGTCCGGGAAGCGCAGCGCGTCCGGCTGATAGCGGGCGTTGCGGTAAACCGCCAGCGCCTCCTCGCCGTCGACGGTCATGCCGGCATCGGCCGCGATCGTCGCCAGCGCGCCGGTGATCGCACCCTCGAAGTCGATCAGCGTGCCGACCACATCGAAGGTGACATAGGAAAAGCGGTCCAGGGGTCTTGCCGCCGTCAGGGTGGCCATGGGGTGAGCTTCCTTTCGCAGATGCCGCGGGCCGCGGCGGTCAGATCGGCGGACGCGCGGGTCGTCACATCCCCTCACATCCAGATTGCGCCATTCCGGGGCTGCAAAACGCCGAAACGGGCGGCCGGCGCAGCAGATTCTTTCGTATTGGGCGGGGGCGCGGCATATCGCGAGCGCCCTAGTATCCCCGGCTGCGGTCCACCAGCCCCGGCACCGGCTGTCCGTCGCGGTCGGCGCGGATGACGGCCAGGGCGTGGCGCGCGCCTTCCTCGGCATCGGTATGGGCGGCGATATGCGGGGTGATCAGCACGCGCGGATCGCGCCAGGCCCAGTGATCGGCGGGCAAGGGTTCGGTGTCGGTCACGTCCAGCATGGCGGCAGAAAGCCGGCCGCCGTCCAGCGCCCGGCGCAGCGCCGCCATGTCCAGCTGCGCGCCGCGCCCGGCATGGACCAGTCCCGCGCCCTGCGGTAGCCGGTCGAAGAAGCCGCTGCCCATCAGGCCGCGGGTTTCGTCCGTCAGCGGCAGCAGGCAGACCAGGATATCGGCCCCGGCCAGAAAGGCGTCCAGCCGATTCGCGCCGAAGATCTCGATCCCCTCGACCGGCCTGCCCGAGCGGCTGTATCCCGAAACGGCAAAGCCCAGGGCTTGCAGGCTTGCGGCGGCCAGGCGCCCGATCCGGCCCATGCCCATGATGCCCACGCGCCGCGTGCGCGCCAGCCGCGCCGGGCGGGGCTGCCATTCGCCGCGCGCGGCATGATCCAGATAGAACGGCAGATCCCGGTGCAGCGCCAGCGTGGCCATGACCACCCAGTCGCGCACCATCGCCTCGATCCCCGGCGCGATGGTGCGCGACAGCGCCACGCCCTCCGGCAAGGCCGGGAAATGGTCGGTGCCCGCCCCGACGCAGATCACCGTGCGCAGGTTCGGATAGCGCGACAGATCGGCGGGCGGCGTCCAGCAGGCCAGATGCGTGACCTGCGCGGGATCGGTCACGCTGGCCTCGTCGGCGATGAAGCCCTCGCCCGCCTCGGCGAAGATGCGCCCCCAGACGGCGCCGCGTTCGGGGGTGGAGTGCAGCAGCAGCGCCATCAGCGCAGGACCGCGCGGATTTCCGGGTCTTCCAGCGTCAGATCCAGCACCTTGCGGGTGCGGGCGACGATCTGGTCGATCTGGTCCTCGGTGCAGCACAGGGGCGGCGCATAGCCGAAGATGCCCTGCGCAAAGGACCGCACGATCAGCCCCTGTTCCCAGGCCCGGTCGAACAGCCGCGTGGCGGGCTGGACCTCGGGCGGCAGAGGGGTCCTGGCCTCCTTGTCCACGACCAGCTCGACCGCCGCCAGCATCCCCCTGCCCCGCACATCGCCCACCAGCGGATGATCGCGCAGGCTTTCCAGCCCGGCCTGCAACCGCGCGCCTGCGCGGCGGCCGTTTTCCAGCAACCCGCCTTCGTAGAGCGCCAGCACCTCCAGCGCCACGGCGGCGCTGACCGGATGCGCGGAATAGGTGAAGCCATGGCCCACGGCCTTGGCCCCCGCGCCGTCGGCGATGGTCTCATAGACATGGTCGCGCATGAAGACCGCGCCCATCGGCACATAGCCCGAAGTCAGCCCCTTGGCCGTGGTCATCAGGTCGGGAACGATGCCCTCGTCCTCGCAGGCGAACAGCGGGCCGGTGCGGCCAAAGCCGGTGATCACCTCGTCGGCGACGAACAGCACGCCGTATTCCGCGCACAGATCGCGCATTGCCCTGATCCAGCCCTTGGGCGGCACCAGCACCCCGCCCGAGCCCTGGATCGGCTCGACATAGAAGGCGGCGACGCGGTCGGGACCGAGCGACTCGATCTTCGCCCGCAGTTCCGCGACCGAGGCCTCGGTCACGGCCTGCGGATCGCGGCCCGCCGGGTTGCGATACAGGTCATGCGACGAAATCTTGTGCTGCCAGTCATAGGGCACCCCGAAGCCGTCGTGAAAGCCCGGCAGCGCCGTCAGCCCCGCGCCCATGGTCGTGGACCCGTGATAGCCGTTGGCGACCGAGATGAACTGGTCGCGGCCCGGCTGGCCCTTGGCGTGCCAGTAATAGCGGATGAAGCGGATGGTGCTGTCCACCGCGTCCGATCCGCCCAGCGTGAAATAGACGTGGTTCAGATCGCCCGGGGCGCGTTCGGCCAGGGCGGCGGCCAGGCGGATCGGCGCCTCGGCGCCCAGGTCGAAATAGCCGGTGGCATAGGGCAGCTTGCGCATCTGCTCGGCGGCGGCCTCGACGATGCTTTCGTGGCCATAGCCCGCGTTCACGCACCACAGGCCCGCGAAGCCGTCGATCAGGGTGCGCCCCTCGCTGTCGGTGACGGTCGCGCCCTGCCCGCCGGTCAGGATGCGCACGCCGCGCTGTTCATGCCCGCGAAAGGACGAAACCGGGTGGATCAGGTGCCGGCGGTCAAGCTCGGCCAGGGAATTGCTCAGCATGGGGGTCTCCGGGTTCAGCCCAGGGCTTGCGAGATCAGGGCCTGGGTCGTGGGTGCGGGGGTGCGCGGGTTGCGGGTCATGGCGGTGCCACCGCCGGCATGGGCAAGGCCCAGCGTCGCCGCGAAGCCGTCAAGACCCTGTTCCGCGCGCAGATCGACACGCAGGAAGCTGCCTTCGCAGCGGCGCGCGGCCTCGGCCAGCAATGCGCGGGCAGTGGCGGTGTCGGGGGCGACAATCGGCCCGACCACGCGGCCGCGCCCGAAATCGCGCAGCAGGGCAAAGCCGGCATCGCAGGTCAGGACCTCGCCGGCGGCGGCGATGTCGCACAACAGGGATGCGCGGTCCATGCCGCTGGCGGCGCGGTCGGCATCGGCGAGCCGGTCGATATCGGCGGGATTGCCGGTGGCGACGGGCCGTTCCGGCGCGGTTGCGACAGCAAGGCCCTGATGCTGAACGATCTGGCCGCTGGCCCGGAAGCCGAGTTTTTCGTAAAGCGGCAGCCCGTCCGCGGTGGCGATCAGGCGCATTTCGCGGTCGCCGGCCAGGGCGATGATCGCCTCCATCAGCGCGCGGCCCAGGCCCCGCCCGCGCATCGCCGCATCGACGATGATCATGTTCAGCGTGGCGACCGCGCCGAAGGGCGAACACAGCGCGGTGCCGACCACGCGGCCTTCGTCCAGCGCCACGACGCCCCGGGATACGGACAGGGTCAGCGCCCAGTCCTCGGCCCGGTGGGGCCAGCCCGCCTGCTGCGACAAGCGCAGCGCCTGCGGCAGATGGGCGGGGGTAAAGGCAGTAAGAGCAGTGGTCGTGGTCATGCGGTTTGTCCTTCTTGGCACCATCCTGCCACGAGCGCGCCCGCAGGATTGCCGATCTGGCAAGGGCGCGCGGCATGTCCTGCGGATCGCAGAACGGCCGCCGCAGAAAATGCTGTCATGGGCAGAGCCGCCGCCCCAGGCGACGGATCAGGGCGCAGACGTCC
It includes:
- a CDS encoding ABC transporter permease, which encodes MLRSATTWILLGQRLGIALITLLIVSFAVFFATELLPGDVAEVLLGQAATPEAVAGLRTAMGLDEPAIWRFLSWLGGLATGDLGMSYVNKMAVADLLSGRLMNTLRLAGIVTLVCVPVALTLGIAAAMWRGSWLDRLVSVLTISVISVPEFMVATLAVLVFAVWLDWLPALSFGVNVNSIGDMLRAYAMPVISLSFVVSAQMIRMTRAAVIETINTPYVEMALLKGASRTRMVLRHALPNALGPIANAVALSLSYLVGGVIIVETVFNYPGVAKLMVDAVSTRDLPLIQSCAMIFCISYLLLITLADMIAILSNPRLRR
- a CDS encoding HAD-IA family hydrolase; translation: MATLTAARPLDRFSYVTFDVVGTLIDFEGAITGALATIAADAGMTVDGEEALAVYRNARYQPDALRFPDDLGRCYGRIAAATGLPDTPENRRFMIDAVGEAQPFPDSVQAMARLKGRYKLIAMTNARRWAFEKYEEKLGNPFWASFTTDDTGTEKPDPAFFQQVFDFVGKNGGTKDDILHTAQSQHHDIGISRALGMTNAWIQRRHAQKGYGGTIEPAEFTEPDYHFHALIDLAEAADKAFDN
- a CDS encoding Lrp/AsnC family transcriptional regulator — protein: MKLDRIDVKILAELQKNGRITNVELADLVALSPSPCLMRVKKLQQAGYITGYSAQINVAKLGETLTVFTEFTLKNHRPPDFARFQEALEKIDSCIECHLVSGGYDYLAKFVTSGIVDYQNIIESLIDRDVGVDKYFSFVVIKTPFVKTQIPLTRLFAERS
- a CDS encoding glyoxylate/hydroxypyruvate reductase A; protein product: MALLLHSTPERGAVWGRIFAEAGEGFIADEASVTDPAQVTHLACWTPPADLSRYPNLRTVICVGAGTDHFPALPEGVALSRTIAPGIEAMVRDWVVMATLALHRDLPFYLDHAARGEWQPRPARLARTRRVGIMGMGRIGRLAAASLQALGFAVSGYSRSGRPVEGIEIFGANRLDAFLAGADILVCLLPLTDETRGLMGSGFFDRLPQGAGLVHAGRGAQLDMAALRRALDGGRLSAAMLDVTDTEPLPADHWAWRDPRVLITPHIAAHTDAEEGARHALAVIRADRDGQPVPGLVDRSRGY
- a CDS encoding ABC transporter permease; the encoded protein is MSLALRLPTPARLGYSFNWVGRIGLAVILFWAVIAIIGPWIAPYPPGDMVDFDYFGPMSSQFWMGSDYLGRDILSRIIMGTRYTVGIALAAVMLACAGGVLLGMIAAVVGGWFDTLLSRFLDAFNGIPHLLFGLVVVAAVGSSIPILIVTLAAMYLPGSYRFARALAVNVNTMDFVTVARARGEGFGHIILREIFPNILGPVLADLGLRFVFIVLVLSGLSFLGLGVQPPNADWGALVRENIEGLSLGAPAVIFPSIAIASLTISVNMFIDNLPTRIRDRSE
- a CDS encoding GNAT family N-acetyltransferase, whose amino-acid sequence is MTTTTALTAFTPAHLPQALRLSQQAGWPHRAEDWALTLSVSRGVVALDEGRVVGTALCSPFGAVATLNMIIVDAAMRGRGLGRALMEAIIALAGDREMRLIATADGLPLYEKLGFRASGQIVQHQGLAVATAPERPVATGNPADIDRLADADRAASGMDRASLLCDIAAAGEVLTCDAGFALLRDFGRGRVVGPIVAPDTATARALLAEAARRCEGSFLRVDLRAEQGLDGFAATLGLAHAGGGTAMTRNPRTPAPTTQALISQALG
- a CDS encoding ABC transporter ATP-binding protein, with the protein product MDQPLVSVRDLKIGARTDSGREVEIIKGVSFDIAPGEIVALIGESGSGKTTIALSLMGHARPGCAIQGGSIRVGRRDVTAMPERQRAAMRGTEVSYVPQSAAAAFNPAKRIMDQVVEITAIHQLMPREQAEAKARQLFRALALPDPDTIGSRYPHQVSGGQLQRLSAAMALIGDPALVIFDEPTTALDVTTQIEVLRAFKSVMDKGAMAGVYVSHDLAVVAQIADRIIVLKNGAVQEEGATEQILHAPKHPYTRQLLDAFEPVPHVPVARPDAAEPILAVQDLCAGYGVIRDGVPAAKILQDVSFRLERGRNLGVIGESGSGKSTLARAIAGILPAYRGNLLLDGKELAPALRQRSKDELRRVQIVFQLADTALNPAQSIETILARPLTFYHGMTGAARNARVIELLDMVRLPGHLRHRLPSELSGGQKQRVNLARALAAEPELILCDEITSALDTVVAAAILDLLKELQRELNLSYMFISHDLSTVEAICDEVLVMLKGRVVEALPAARMSTEAAHPYSRLLIGSIPQLDTGWLKGLEQDPALMAQFAGR
- a CDS encoding FAD-binding oxidoreductase, translated to MPAPLLSIETAGDPPARADCVVIGGGIVGVSAAYWLARAGQSVVLLEKGRIGAEQSSRNWGWCRQQNRDARELPLSTRSLDLWEQMAADLGPGIGFRRCGLLYLTDDPAELEGWAAWGRFAQGEGIDTRMLSGPEAAERGRATGKSWLGGVWSPTDGIADPASAAPLIAQGIVKHGGHVIQSCAARGLELEAGRVAGVVTERGTIRTGTVVMAGGAWAGSFLHQLGIGFPQASVRSSILSVMPGAEGLPDALHTAAVSATRRGDGGYTLAISGRANVDPTPRMIAGARHFLPMFAKRWRALRPGGLQGWAAGFETRARWSLDRETPMERVRILDPHPSKALVRETLARARRLLPALRDIPVQASWAGFIDSTPDGVPVIDADCGLPGLVLAAGLSGHGFGIGPGVGHLVADMILGRTPITEIAQYRLDRFKGSQWGKVAKF
- a CDS encoding aspartate aminotransferase family protein — translated: MLSNSLAELDRRHLIHPVSSFRGHEQRGVRILTGGQGATVTDSEGRTLIDGFAGLWCVNAGYGHESIVEAAAEQMRKLPYATGYFDLGAEAPIRLAAALAERAPGDLNHVYFTLGGSDAVDSTIRFIRYYWHAKGQPGRDQFISVANGYHGSTTMGAGLTALPGFHDGFGVPYDWQHKISSHDLYRNPAGRDPQAVTEASVAELRAKIESLGPDRVAAFYVEPIQGSGGVLVPPKGWIRAMRDLCAEYGVLFVADEVITGFGRTGPLFACEDEGIVPDLMTTAKGLTSGYVPMGAVFMRDHVYETIADGAGAKAVGHGFTYSAHPVSAAVALEVLALYEGGLLENGRRAGARLQAGLESLRDHPLVGDVRGRGMLAAVELVVDKEARTPLPPEVQPATRLFDRAWEQGLIVRSFAQGIFGYAPPLCCTEDQIDQIVARTRKVLDLTLEDPEIRAVLR
- a CDS encoding ABC transporter substrate-binding protein, which gives rise to MKDLKPNNWTGRDDAMVEAAIRRGASRRDLLKMLMASGVALSAGGSLLLRAGQAVAQTPVTGGHLKAAGWSASTADTLDPAKASLSTDYTRCCAFYNRLTFLEEGSEVKMELAESIETTDGKTWQIRLKPDVTFHDGKTLTASDVVWSLKRHQDPAVGSKAAAIAEQMAEITAVDDRTVSIVLAAANADLPTILSLHHFMILAEGTSDFSKANGTGAFLCETFEPGVRSIGTRNPNYFKGTGPYLDSFEYFAISDNNARVNAVLSGDIHLAAAINPRSMRMVEGQGHVVSSISTAGNYTNLNIRLDMAPGDKADFIEGMKYLMNREAIVNGVLRGLGEVANDQPVSAMDRYHNPNLKPREFDPERAKALFEKAGVLGQAIPIVTSDAANSAIDYAMVVQQAGAQAGMPFKIERVPSDGYWSNYWLKAPIHFGNINPRPTPDILFSLLYASDAPWNESHYKSEKFDAMLVEARGLLDEEKRKAIYWEMQEMIAAEAGTIIPAYISNVDAHSSKMKGMRPNPLGGQMGYAFAEYVWLEG